The Streptomyces sp. NBC_00459 DNA segment CGAGAGCTGGGAGGGCTTCCTCACCGCGTTCCGGTGATCGCCCTACGACGCACGGCCGCGGTCCGCCGACTCATGGTCGCGTGTCACTGATCGACAGCACTGTGGATCTACGCGTCTACGGTCGGTTCTCGCCGATCACCCGTACCGCCCGCGCGATCTGTTCCTCGGCCAGGTCCGCGCGGGCGGTCAGCCGCAGCCGGGACACTCCGTCGGGCACGGACGGCGGGCGGAAGCAGCCCACGCCCACTCCGGCGGCCCGGCAGTCGGCCGCCCATCGCACGGCACCCTCCGGAGACGGCGCGCGCACGGAGACGACAGCCGCGTCCGGCCGTACCGCCGCCAGTCCCTGAGCCGTCAGCCGGGTGTGCAGATCGCGCGCCACCGCACGCGCCCGTGCGGCCCGTTCGGGCTCCCGGCGCAACAACGTGAGGGCCGCGAGGGCCGCGCCCGCCGCCGCGGGGGCGAGGCCCGTGTCGAAGATGAACGTACGGGCCGCGTTGACGAGGTGCTCGATCACCGGGGCGGGGCCCAGCACCGCACCCCCCTGGCTGCCCAGCGACTTGGACAACGTGACCGTCACGACGACGTCAGGCGCACCCGCCAGCCCCGCCACGTACGCCGAACCCCGCCCGCCCTCGCCCAGGACGCCGAGTCCGTGTGCGTCGTCGACGATCATCCCGGCGCCGGACTCCCGGCAGGCGGCGGCGAGTTCGGCCAGCGGTGCCGCGTCCCCGTCGACCGAGAAGACGGTGTCGGACACGGCCACGGCGGGCCCGGTGTGCGTGCCGAGCGCCTTGCGGACGGCGTCCGGGTCGGCGTGTCCGACGACCTGGGTCGTGCCCCGGGCCAGGCGGCAGCCGTCGATCAGCGAGGCGTGGTTGCCCGCGTCCGAGACGACGAGGGAGCCGTGCGGTGCGAGCGCGGTGACCGCGGCGAGGTTGGCCGCATAGCCGGAGGAGAAGACCAGGGCGGCCTCGAAACCGCAGAAATCGGCCAGTTCGCGTTCGAGCTCCGCGTGCAGTTCGGTACTGCCGGTGACGAGCCGCGAGCCGGTGGCCCCGCCGCCCCAGCGCCGCGCGGCCCGGGCCGCGCCCTCGGTGACCTCGGGGTGTCGGGCCAGGCCCAGATAGTCGTTGCTCGCGAGGTCGAGAAGAGGGGAGTCGGCGGGGCGGGGGCGCAGAGTCCTCACCAGCCCGGCGCGGCGGCGCGCTTCGGCCTGCTCGTCGATCCAGCCGAACGCCATGGGTCCTCCGCACAGCTACTTGTTTGTAGGCAGTGGACAGACCCTAACCGGACCTTCTGCCACCCAGTGTGTGGCAATACCCACACGTCGAACCGGCTCTGTTGTACCAAGCCTCCTTTCCCTCAGCCCGTCGGATACGTAAGGATCGGCTTCCATGGACCTGCTG contains these protein-coding regions:
- a CDS encoding 8-amino-7-oxononanoate synthase; the protein is MAFGWIDEQAEARRRAGLVRTLRPRPADSPLLDLASNDYLGLARHPEVTEGAARAARRWGGGATGSRLVTGSTELHAELERELADFCGFEAALVFSSGYAANLAAVTALAPHGSLVVSDAGNHASLIDGCRLARGTTQVVGHADPDAVRKALGTHTGPAVAVSDTVFSVDGDAAPLAELAAACRESGAGMIVDDAHGLGVLGEGGRGSAYVAGLAGAPDVVVTVTLSKSLGSQGGAVLGPAPVIEHLVNAARTFIFDTGLAPAAAGAALAALTLLRREPERAARARAVARDLHTRLTAQGLAAVRPDAAVVSVRAPSPEGAVRWAADCRAAGVGVGCFRPPSVPDGVSRLRLTARADLAEEQIARAVRVIGENRP